In Raphanus sativus cultivar WK10039 unplaced genomic scaffold, ASM80110v3 Scaffold2987, whole genome shotgun sequence, a single genomic region encodes these proteins:
- the LOC130506203 gene encoding serine/threonine-protein kinase RUNKEL-like, producing MNQYHIYEAIGHGKCSTVYKGRKKKTIEYFACKSVDKSRKSKVLQEVRILHSLNHPNVLKFYAWYETSAHMWLVLEYCVGGDLRTLLQQDCKLPEDSVYGLAYDLVTALLFLHSKGITYCDLKPSNILLDENGHIKLCDFGLARKLDDISKSPSTGKRGTPYYMAPELYEDGGVHSFASDLWALGCVLYECYTGRPPFVAREFTQLVKSIHSDPTPPLPGNASRSFVNLIESLLIKDPAQRIQWADLCGHAFWKSKINFVQLPPQPAFDNMIGIYTKPCLSEHNGDRPCKTPPKSREKDPKGGSKHKENSTQGSRGHEKPQKGTPGGLKTQAKRPSKATEEKHGGRPGHRQVNILRLSRIAKANLQKENEKENYRRHLPNSNENCAEVKIDNTDMELDFDEDNDEDCPDESEGNENTSCAQDERVLSQNESHRRQGVRSKSVPDENSSANGIPTSSEGRDCQEEQSEPIEVPAALPSASPQVKTHRGREVSGITVHHDSSKTPNSLSDVLWHLSDLSVRPVMPSRKSDKEAVPSLSFEAPQPSDFVKMGKQELEPLNNRIITVLSGSSAGISEKQNLIRYLETLSTNADAANILTNGPIMLVLVKVLRLSKTPAFRVPIASLIGLLIRHSTAIEDELASSGILDSLTNGLRDKHEKVRRFSMAALGELLFYISTQNEHKDFKPTESPSKETLSTSVWQVSSALISLVSSILRKGEDDLTQLYALRTIENICSQGAYWTTRFTTQDLISNLCYIYKAAGKQESMRQTAGSCLVRLARFNPPCIQTVVEKLSLREIASSFVKGSAREQQICLNLLNMAMIGSHTFPSFGRHLLTLAEEKNIFPSLLSIVEQGTEVLRGKAVLFVALLCKNSKRWLTNFFCNTRFLPVVDRLAKEKDSYVQQCLEAFVNVIASIIPGLLDTITSDIQQLMTGRRHAPVSPLNSRAAPKTNVHLFPVVLHLLGSSSFKNKMLSQQILRQLANLTKLVEASFQGRDDFRTTLLQVLECIAEDAPVVTQNAEIIIREILPSLAAVYNGNKDGDARFLCLKIWFDTMTILLTECTEVEQQTSEDLKSISNSHFLPLYPALIQDEDPIPSYAQKLLLMLVEFDYIKISSILHQNTVSQCFEFLLGDLSNANVNNVKLCLALASAPEMETKLLSQLKVVRRIVNLLEFVNAKDMEDFLEATLSLCRAFLLRSLGDKKELGSNYTKEPTLLSEASFTFEVDPRECIKDIADFGSNICLFLDLAALDDTSSIAVADIASECVVLLFKAASREATTGFLTNLPKITPILDSWRRRKSTETQLLVLNRILHCLGYACKQYLSQGMILSISGHDVHKINAIVSEIKNSDFAGLNSVASLVAMELQRLPPR from the exons GTACGAAACTTCTGCTCACATGTGGTTAGTTCTGGAATACTGCGTTGGGGGTGATCTCAGGACGTTATTGCAGCAG GACTGTAAGCTGCCAGAAGATTCAGTCTATGGTCTTGCCTATGATCTTGTCACAGCCCTGCT GTTTTTGCATTCGAAAGGAATTACATATTGTGATCTGAAACCATCAAACATTTTACTTGATGAAAATGGACATATTAAG CTGTGTGATTTTGGGTTGGCAAGGAAGCTAGATGATATTTCTAAATCTCCGTCCACG GGAAAACGTGGAACTCCGTATTATATGGCTCCAGAACTGTATGAAGATGGTGGGGTTCATTCTTTTGCCTCTGACCTATGGGCCCTTGGCTGTGTGTTATATGAATGTTACACAGGGAGACCTCCCTTTGTGGCAAGAGAGTTCACCCAGCTTGTGAAATCTATTCATTCAGATCCAACTCCTCCACTCCCTGGAAATGCAAGCCGTTCATTTGTCAATCTCATTGAGTCTCTTCTTATCAAAGACCCAGCCCAAAGAATACAATGGGCAGATCTCTGTGGCCATGCATTTTGGAAGAGTAAGATAAATTTTGTACAGTTGCCTCCTCAGCCTGCTTTTGATAATATGATTGGCATATACACAAAGCCATGTCTTTCTGAGCATAACGGAGACAGACCATGCAAGACCCCTCCAAAGTCTCGGGAGAAAGATCCAAAAGGTGGTTCAAAGCACAAGGAAAACTCCACTCAAGGTTCAAGGGGCCATGAGAAGCCACAAAAGGGTACTCCCGGTGGTTTAAAAACTCAAGCAAAGCGTCCTAGTAAAGCAACTGAGGAAAAGCATGGAGGTCGTCCGGGTCACAGACAGGTGAATATTCTAAGATTGTCAAGGATAGCAAAGGCAAATCTCCAAAAGGAAAATGAGAAGGAAAACTACAGGAGACATTTACCTAATAGCAACGAGAACTGTGCTGAAGTGAAGATCGATAACACTGATATGGAACTTGATTTTGATGAAGACAATGATGAGGATTGTCCAGATGAATCAGAAGGAAATGAGAACACCTCTTGTGCACAAGATGAAAGAGTTTTGAGTCAAAATGAGAGCCACCGAAGACAAGGAGTTAGGAGCAAAAGTGTGCCTGATGAGAATTCGTCTGCAAATGGAATCCCAACCTCGAGTGAAGGCAGAGATTGCCAGGAAGAGCAGTCAGAACCTATTGAAGTGCCAGCTGCGCTACCTAGTGCTAGTCCTCAAGTTAAAACTCATAGAGGAAGAGAAGTTTCTGGGATTACTGTTCACCATGACTCGTCTAAAACACCTAATAGCCTCAGTGACGTCCTTTGGCATTTATCTGATCTTTCTGTTAGACCCGTCATGCCCAGCAGAAAATCTGACAAAGAAGCAGTGCCGTCTCTCTCCTTCGAAGCACCACAGCCTTCTGATTTTGTTAAGATGGGAAAGCAAGAACTTGAACCGCTTAACAATAGAATCATAACAGTCCTAAGTGGGAGTAGTGCTGGCATCTCAGAGAAGCAGAATTTGATCAGATACCTGGAGACATTGAGTACCAATGCTGATGCAGCCAACATCTTGACCAACGGGCCAATAATGCTTGTGCTTGTTAAAGTTCTGCGATTATCCAAGACCCCAGCGTTTCGTGTACCAATTGCTTCACTAATTGGTTTGTTAATTCGGCATTCTACTGCTATTGAAGATGAGTTGGCAAGTTCTGGTATTTTAGACTCTCTTACCAATGGCCTTAGAGACAAGCATGAAAAAGTGAGAAGGTTCTCTATGGCAGCTCTAGGTGAATTGTTATTCTACATCTCAACTCAAAATGAGCATAAAGATTTCAAACCAACAGAATCCCCATCCAAAGAAACCCTGTCCACGTCGGTTTGGCAG GTTTCAAGTGCCTTGATCTCTCTTGTATCATCTATCTTACGCAAAGGAGAAGATGACCTGACTCAGCTCTACGCGTTAAGAACAATAGAAAACATCTGCAGTCAAGGAGCTTATTGGACCACCCGTTTCACTACCCAAGATTTGATAAGCAACCTCTGCTATATTTACAAGGCAGCTGGGAAACAGGAGAGCATGAGGCAGACTGCTGGATCATGTTTGGTCCGTCTTGCTCGTTTTAACCCTCCTTGCATTCAGACCGTTGTAGAGAAGCTTTCATTGAGGGAAATAGCTTCATCTTTCGTCAAAGGCAGCGCACGAGAGCAGCAAATCTGCTTGAATCTTCTGAATATGGCTATGATTGGAAGTCACACATTCCCAAGCTTTGGAAGGCATCTTCTGACATTGGCAGAGGAGAAAAATATTTTCCCCAGTTTGCTTTCCATCGTAGAGCAAGGAACTGAAGTTCTGAGGGGAAAAGCTGTGCTCTTCGTTGCACTTCTCTGCAAAAATAGTAAGCGGTGGCTAACAAATTTCTTCTGCAATACAAGATTTCTTCCTGTGGTGGACAGATTAGCCAAAGAAAAAGACAGTTATGTGCAGCAATGTCTTGAGGCATTCGTGAATGTAATTGCCTCCATTATACCGGGTTTGTTAGATACAATAACCAGTGATATCCAGCAGCTAATGACAGGAAGACGCCATGCACCTGTCTCTCCCCTTAACAGTCGAGCTGCTCCAAAGACTAATGTACACTTGTTCCCTGTGGTTCTTCATCTCCTTGGAAGCTCTTCGTTTAAGAACAAAATGTTATCCCAGCAAATCCTACGCCAGCTGGCAAATCTTACAAAACTTGTGGAAGCCTCATTTCAG GGAAGAGATGATTTCCGAACAACTCTTCTTCAAGTTCTAGAATGCATAGCAGAAGATGCTCCTGTGGTTACACAAAATGCTGAGATTATTATCCGCGAGATTCTCCCTTCTCTGGCTGCAGTTTACAATGGGAACAAAGACGGGGATGCTAGGTTTCTATGTTTGAAGATCTGGTTCGATACAATGACAATTCTCTTAACCGAGTGCACCGAAGTAGAGCAACAAACCTCTGAGGATTTGAAATCAATATCCAACTCTCATTTCCTCCCACTCTACCCTGCACTGATCCAAGACGAAGATCCAATCCCATCGTACGCACAGAAGCTCCTCCTCATGCTAGTTGAGTTTGACTACATCAAAATCTCCAGCATTTTGCATCAGAACACAGTTTCACAGTGCTTCGAGTTTCTTCTCGGAGACTTGTCAAACGCCAATGTGAACAACGTCAAGCTCTGTCTTGCCTTGGCCTCAGCTCCAGAGATGGAAACTAAACTCCTTTCTCAGCTCAAAGTAGTGAGGAGAATCGTGAATCTACTAGAGTTCGTGAATGCCAAAGACATGGAAGATTTCCTTGAAGCGACCTTAAGTCTCTGCAGAGCTTTCCTGCTACGTTCACTTGGGGACAAGAAAGAGCTCGGCTCAAACTACACAAAAGAGCCAACGCTTTTATCGGAGGCATCTTTTACATTCGAGGTCGATCCACGAGAATGCATAAAAGACATTGCAGATTTCGGTAGCAACATCTGCTTGTTCTTGGATCTCGCGGCTTTAGATGACACGAGCAGCATCGCAGTCGCTGATATTGCCTCTGAATGCGTCGTGTTGCTATTTAAAGCTGCTTCGAGAGAAGCCACGACGGGATTTTTAACCAATCTTCCTAAGATCACACCGATCCTCGACTCGTGGCGCAGGAGGAAGAGCACGGAGACGCAATTGTTGGTATTGAATAGAATCTTGCATTGTTTGGGTTATGCGTGCAAGCAGTATCTATCACAGGGGATGATTTTGTCGATATCAGGACATGATGTTCATAAGATCAACGCCATTGTCTCTGAGATCAAGAACTCAGACTTCGCTGGTCTTAATAGTGTCGCTTCGCTAGTTGCTATGGAGTTGCAGAGGTTGCCTCCTCGTTGA